Proteins found in one Primulina eburnea isolate SZY01 chromosome 16, ASM2296580v1, whole genome shotgun sequence genomic segment:
- the LOC140816414 gene encoding uncharacterized protein, whose product MMSEMSIMNNEVYDHYLNGMTPAEIAEHLRDTIPEFGDVDIEEFLVQQESAFLDFQNDNHGIDHVINDHGQPSSRNLQSERETLSSRVPHYESQMALDEDFARSLELGDDFNSLDVPKNGDVDTGPSSRETPVVGGNQNIQQDDFDPDTMSYEELQTLGESVGNETKGLSPNIIARLPTSKYKAGFFSRKKKEPEECVICCAEYKNRSELIILPCAHHYHSKCITHWLRLNKNCPVCQKEVKNK is encoded by the exons ATGATGTCTGAAATGTCTATTATGAATAACGAGGTCTATGATCATTATTTGAATGGTATGACTCCAGCTGAAATCGCCGAACATCTCAGGGACACAATTCCTGAATTTGGCGATGTTGACATTGAAGAATTTCTTGTACAGCAG GAAAGTGCATTTCTTGATTTTCAGAACGATAATCACGGAATAGATCATGTGATTAATGATCATGGTCAACCTAGCAGCAGGAATCTGCAGTCAGAACGTGAGACCTTGTCCTCACGTGTCCCGCATTATGAATCACAGATGGCTCTGGATGAAGATTTTGCAAGGTCCTTGGAGTTGGGGGATGACTTCAACAGTCTTGACGTTCCAAAGAATGGTGATG TTGACACCGGGCCATCTTCGAGAGAAACACCTGTGGTG GGAGGTAATCAGAACATACAGCAAGATGATTTTGATCCTGATACCATGAGTTATGAG GAGTTGCAAACGCTTGGAGAATCTGTTGGCAATGAAACCAAAGGACTTTCACCTAATATCATAGCTCGGCTTCCAACTTCCAAATACAAAGCAGGCTTTTTCTCAAGGAAAAAAAAGGAACCGGAAGA GTGTGTGATATGCTGTGCCGAGTACAAGAATAGGTCCGAGCTGATCATTTTGCCTTGCGCTCACCACTATCATTCCAAGTGCATCACTCATTGGTTGCGATTGAATAAG AATTGTCCTGTGTGTCAAAAGGAGGTGAAAAACAAGTAA
- the LOC140817462 gene encoding F-box protein PP2-A13-like, with product MGAGFSSPETERTCAPVKLPINRPAGLGDLPENCIALILSLLDASEICKFSCLNKTFLRASLSDTVWGPKLPENHRILVKKLIGECSENFISSKKEIYASLSHPSRFDGDTKEIWLDKRRRGICVAISWKGLKITGIDDRRYWSHVSTDESRFHTIAYLQQIWWLQVEGNLELEFPIGTYSLFFRLQLGRPSKRLVGSRRSICNNAENIHGWDIKPVQFQVASSNGYHAQSQCFLEEEGKWTYHHVGDFVVENSHTVTKLRFSMTQIDCTHTKGGLCLDCVFICPSRIVQFTKLVNSRV from the exons ATGGGAGCTGGTTTTTCAAGCCCGGAAACTGAGAGAACATGTGCTCCAGTTAAACTCCCAATCAATCGGCCTGCAGGTCTCGGGGACTTACCAGAGAACTGTATCGCTTTGATTCTGTCACTTTTAGATGCTTCAGAAATCTGTAAATTTTCGTGTTTGAACAAAACATTTCTCCGAGCTTCTTTATCTGATACTGTGTGGGGACCTAAGTTGCCTGAAAATCATCGGATTCTTGTGAAGAAGCTGATCGGTGAATGCTCGGAGAATTTCATCAGTTCTAAAAAGGAGATTTACGCCAGCTTGAGCCATCCCTCTCGCTTTGATGGTGACACCAAA GAAATTTGGTTGGACAAGAGAAGAAGAGGAATCTGTGTGGCTATTTCTTGGAAGGGCTTGAAAATCACTGGCATAGATGATCGTAGGTATTGGAGTCATGTCTCCACCGACGAATCAAG GTTTCATACAATAGCTTATCTTCAACAAATATGGTGGCTGCAAGTAGAGGGCAACTTGGAGCTAGAGTTCCCTATAGGCACTTACAGCCTGTTTTTCCGATTGCAACTCGGGCGACCGTCAAAACGACTCGTCGGCAGCCGAAGATCAATCTGCAACAATGCAGAAAATATTCATGGATGGGATATAAAACCAGTGCAATTCCAAGTAGCATCATCAAACGGGTATCATGCACAATCGCAGTGTTTCTTGGAAGAAGAAGGCAAATGGACGTACCATCATGTTGGAGATTTTGTGGTTGAGAATTCACACACCGTCACAAAGCTTAGGTTTTCGATGACGCAGATCGATTGCACGCATACGAAAGGCGGGCTTTGCTTGGATTGCGTGTTCATTTGTCCGAGCCGAATTGTTCAATTTACAAAATTAGTAAACTCTAGAGTTTAA
- the LOC140816527 gene encoding CEN-like protein 1 encodes MSRLAETLCVGRIIGEVVDCFYPSVQLNVIYNGNKHVSNGHELMPALVAANPRVEIGGEDMRDAYTLVMTDPDAPSPSEPYLREHVHWIVTDIPGTTDASFGREVVCYEKPKPTIGIHRYAFVVFKQKGRHSVKYLPSSRDHFNTRRFAQENGLDLPVAALYFNAQRETACRKR; translated from the exons ATGTCGAGGCTTGCGGAAACCCTTTGTGTAGGAAGAATTATAGGAGAAGTGGTGGATTGTTTCTATCCCAGTGTACAGTTAAATGTGATATATAATGGGAACAAACATGTCTCCAATGGACACGAACTCATGCCCGCTCTTGTGGCTGCCAATCCCAGGGTCGAGATAGGTGGCGAAGACATGAGGGATGCGTATACTCTT GTTATGACTGATCCGGATGCTCCGAGTCCAAGCGAGCCGTACTTGAGAGAACATGTCCACTG GATAGTCACCGATATTCCTGGCACCACTGATGCTTCTTTTG GGAGAGAAGTTGTATGCTACGAGAAGCCGAAGCCGACGATAGGCATCCATCGATACGCATTTGTTGTTTTCAAGCAGAAAGGGAGGCACAGCGTTAAGTACCTACCTTCTTCAAGGGATCATTTCAACACAAGGAGATTTGCGCAAGAAAATGGCCTAGATTTGCCGGTTGCTGCACTCTACTTCAATGCACAAAGAGAGACTGCCTGCAGAAAAAgatga
- the LOC140817261 gene encoding RHOMBOID-like protein 2, translating into MAGEDIESKREKSNYSSTSSADAFEEGESQWTSWLIPVFVVANVAMFLVVMYVNNCPRDLKNRGSSFRGDNDKCAAMFLGRFSFQRLRENPLFGPSSATLEKLGALNWNKVVHRHQGWRLISCIWLHAGIIHLLANMMSLVFIGVRLEHQFGFARVGVIYLISGFGGSILSSLFIQNRISVGASGALFGLLGAMLSELITNWSIYTNKIVALSTLLFIVLINLAVGILPHVDNFAHIGGFLAGFLLGLVLLPRPQFGWIERHNIPVGVRVKSKYKGYQYVLWFVSMILLLVGFTVGLVMLFQGVNGYQRCHWCGYVSCVPTSKWECDET; encoded by the exons ATGGCGGGTGAGGATATAGAGAGCAAGAGGGAGAAAAGCAACTACTCTTCAACTTCAAGCGCAGACGCGTTTGAGGAGGGGGAAAGCCAGTGGACTTCATGGCTGATTCCAGTATTTGTGGTGGCTAATGTTGCGATGTTTCTTGTCGTGATGTATGTGAATAATTGCCCGAGGGATTTGAAGAACAGGGGTTCGAGTTTCCGTGGTGACAATGACAAGTGTGCGGCTATGTTTCTTGGAAGATTTTCTTTCCAGCGGCTGAGGGAGAATCCTCTCTTTGGGCCGTCTTCTGCAAC ATTAGAGAAATTGGGTGCTCTTAATTGGAATAAAGTGGTACACCGCCATCAAGGCTGGAGGCTTATCTCGTGTATCTGGTTACATGCTGGCATTATACATCTTCTAGCAAACATGATGAGCCTCGTCTTCATCGGGGTTCGACTTGAGCATCAATTTGGCTTCG CGCGAGTTGGCGTCATCTATTTAATATCCGGATTCGGTGGGAGCATACTATCATCTTTATTTATTCAAAACCGAATTTCTGTTGGTGCCTCTGGCGCACTTTTTGGACTTCTTGGAGCCATGCTTTCCGAGTTGATCACAAACTGGTCTATATACACCAACAAG ATTGTGGCATTATCAACCCTTTTGTTTATAGTCTTGATTAACCTAGCAGTTGGGATTCTTCCACATGTTGATAACTTCGCCCATATCGGCGGATTCTTGGCTGGATTCTTGCTAGGCCTTGTTCTTTTACCTCGTCCACAGTTCGGGTGGATTGAAAGACACAATATTCCTGTCGGAGTTCGTGTAAAATCTAAGTACAAGGGTTATCAATATGTACTTTGGTTTGTCTCTATGATATTGCTGCTTGTCGG ATTTACTGTCGGACTCGTGATGCTATTCCAGGGAGTGAATGGATACCAGCGTTGCCATTGGTGTGGCTATGTGAGCTGCGTCCCGACTTCGAAATGGGAATGCGATGAAACTTGA
- the LOC140816526 gene encoding E3 ubiquitin-protein ligase XBAT33-like yields the protein MGNSFGCSASGERLVSAARDGDFVEAKMLLDCNPCLAKYSTFGGLNSPLHFAAAKGHIEIVALLLENGADVNTRNYCGQTALMQACRYGHWEVVQTLILFRCNVTRADYLSGRTALHFAAVNGHLRCIRLVVADFVPSVPFEALNFQTNGDGSGCATDKTNALSKFVNKAADGGITALHMAALNGYFDCVQLLLGLHANVSAVTFHYGTSMDLIGAGSTPLHYAACGGNLKCCQILLARGASRLALNCNGWLPLDVARTWGRHWLEPLLTPNSDLPIPVFPPSNYLSLPLMSVLNIARDCGLQTSTTASDDADICAVCIERACSVAAEGCAHELCVRCALYLCSTSNIPLESSVPPGSIPCPLCRHGIISFVKLPRSSSKEIKLPLSLSLCTPCMLHPREPDASESFGSPDTRKNRVSSITSDMFCPVTCSPFPSVTMPLCTCNEGPCPNFDSGERDPQEESPHRSQSTSTEQDKMDAMRLEKTTCSSMFWGRRSCSREHQCNAEINA from the exons ATGGGGAATTCCTTTGGGTGTTCTGCTTCAGGGGAGAGATTGGTATCAGCTGCAAGAGATGGAGATTTTGTTGAGGCGAAGATGCTGTTGGATTGCAATCCGTGCCTCGCGAAGTACTCGACCTTCGGTGGATTAAATTCTCCTCTACATTTTGCTGCTGCAAAAGGTCATATCGAG ATTGTGGCATTGTTACTGGAGAACGGAGCTGATGTGAATACGAGAAATTACTGTGGACAG ACAGCATTGATGCAAGCTTGTCGATACGGTCATTGGGAAGTTGTTCAAACTCTTATTCTCTTTCGATGCAAC GTTACTAGAGCAGATTATCTTAGCGGGAGGACTGCGCTCCATTTTGCAGCTGTCAACGGTCATTTGCGATGCATAAGATTAGTGGTTGCAGATTTTGTTCCCAGTGTTCCATTCGAGGCTCTAAATTTTCAAACCAATGGAGATGGAAGTGGTTGTGCTACTGATAAAACCAA CGCTCTCTCCAAATTTGTAAATAAGGCTGCTGATGGTGGTATTACGGCTCTTCACATGGCTGCGTTGAATGGATATTTTGACTGTGTGCAACTCCTACTCGGCCTTCATGCAAATGTTTCAGCTGTAACATTCCATTATGGCACATCTATGGATTTGATAG GGGCTGGTAGCACTCCTTTGCACTATGCTGCGTGCGGAGGAAACTTGAAATGCTGCCAG ATCCTTCTTGCAAGAGGCGCCAGTCGATTGGCATTAAACTGCAATGG ATGGCTTCCTCTTGATGTCGCAAGGACGTGGGGACGGCATTGGCTCGAGCCACTGCTGACACCTAACTCTGATTTGCCAATCCCAGTGTTTCCACCTTCTAATTATTTATCATTGCCACTCATGAGCGTGTTAAATATAGCAAG AGATTGTGGGTTGCAGACCTCAACAACTGCATCAGATGATGCTGATATTTGTGCCGTGTGCATTGAGCGAGCATGCAGTGTAGCTGCTGAAG GGTGTGCGCATGAACTCTGTGTAAGATGTGCTCTCTACCTTTGCTCGACCAGTAACATCCCGTTGGAATCATCAGTACCCCCAGGCTCCATCCCCTGTCCTCTTTGTCGACACGGCATCATCTCTTTTGTCAAACTCCCCCGTTCTTCGTCAAAGGAGATCAAATTACCATTGTCACTTAGCTTATGCACACCATGCATGCTTCATCCGCGAGAGCCAGATGCATCCGAATCCTTTGGTTCACCCGATACGCGAAAGAATCGTGTGTCTTCTATTACCTCAGATATGTTTTGTCCCGTCACTTGCAGCCCATTTCCTTCTGTCACCATGCCTTTATGCACGTGCAATGAGGGACCTTGTCCGAATTTTGATTCTGGCGAAAGAGACCCTCAAGAAGAGTCGCCCCATCGTTCACAATCCACATCAACTGAACAGGACAAAATGGACGCAATGAGACTCGAGAAAACgacatgttcaagtatgttttGGGGAAGAAGAAGCTGCAGCAGAGAGCATCAGTGTAATGCCGAAATAAATGCATGA